One part of the Solanum dulcamara chromosome 3, daSolDulc1.2, whole genome shotgun sequence genome encodes these proteins:
- the LOC129882412 gene encoding vacuolar cation/proton exchanger 3-like has translation MASSSPAAETWLLENGNIKPLSKEMRHGHGRSHGRTAHNVSSSSLRKKSDLTLVRKVPCAIVRDVLANVQEVILGTKLFVLFIAIPFAILAHYKNFGRSWVFGLSLLGLTPLAERVSFLTEQIAFFTGPTVGGLLNATCGNATELIIAIFALIQHKVDVVKYSLLGSILSNLLLVLGTSLFCGGIANISKEQNYDRKQADVNSLLLLLGLLCHVLPLMFRYAGVGESAAITAEATLQLSRVSCIIMLLAYFGYLVFQLWTHRQLFDAQAENNEDDDAEDEEAVLGFWSAFAWLVGMTIVIALLSEYVVGTIEAASDSWGISVSFISVILLPIVGNAAEHAGAVIFAFKNKLDISLGVALGSATQIAMFVVPLCVIVSWIIGVRMDLDFNILETCSLALAIIVTAFTLQDGTSHYIKGLVLLLCYIVIGACFFVSNRPQNQPNGVNLGSSTEGIMRI, from the exons atgGCTTCATCATCACCAGCAGCAGAAACATGGCTCTTAGAAAATGGAAATATTAAGCCCTTAAGCAAAGAGATGCGTCACGGCCATGGACGTAGCCATGGACGAACGGCTCACAACGTATCGTCTTCTTCTCTTCGGAAAAAGTCCGATCTTACCCTTGTCCGGAAAGTGCCTTGTGCCATTGTTAGAGATGTTTTGGCTAATGTTCAAGAGGTTATTTTGGGAACTAAGCTTTTTGTTCTCTTCATTGCTATCCCTTTTGCCATACTTGCTCATTATAAAAACTTTGGAAGA TCATGGGTTTTTGGATTGAGTTTACTTGGACTCACTCCATTGGCTGAACGTGTCAGTTTTTTGACAGA ACAAATAGCTTTCTTCACTGGTCCAACAG TTGGAGGGCTTCTAAATGCAACATGTGGAAATGCCACTGAACTCATAATAGCAATATTTGCTCTGATTCAACACAAAGTGGATGTTGTGAAATACTCCCTCTTGGGATCTATTCTTTCAAATCTTCTTCTGGTTCTTGGCACTTCACTATTCTGTGGTGGCATTGCAAATATATCCAAGGAACAAAATTATGACAGA AAACAAGCGGATGTGAACTCTCTGCTTTTGCTGTTGGGATTATTATGTCATGTGCTACCTTTGATGTTCCGTTACGCTGGTGTTGGAGAATCAGCAGCAATAACAGCAGAAGCAACACTGCAACTATCAAGAGTCAGCTGTATTATCATGCTCCTTGCCTACTTTGGCTACCTTGTTTTCCAGTTGTGGACACACCGCCAACTTTTTGACGCACAAGCC GAAAATAATGAAGATGATGACGCAGAAGATGAGGAAGCAGTGCTTGGATTCTGGAGTGCATTTGCATGGTTGGTGGGAATGACTATTGTTATTGCTTTATTATCTGAATATGTTGTTGGTACCATTGAG gCAGCATCAGATTCTTGGGGAATCTCAGTGAGCTTCATTAGTGTTATTTTGTTACCAATTGTTGGAAATGCTGCTGAACATGCTGGGGCTGTAATTTTTGCTTTCAAGAACAAGTTG GACATTTCTTTGGGAGTTGCCTTAGGCTCAGCAACTCAAATTGCCATGTTTGTG GTTCCATTATGTGTGATTGTATCATGGATTATTGGTGTGAGAATGGATCTTGATTTTAATATTCTTGAGACATGCTCCCTTGCTTTGGCAATAATTGTCACAGCTTTCACTCTACAG GATGGAACATCTCATTATATTAAAGGATTAGTCCTCCTGCTCTGTTACATTGTCATTGGTGCATGCTTTTTTGTATCCAACAGACCACAGA ACCAACCAAATGGTGTCAACTTGGGCTCATCAACTGAGGGAATCATGAGAATTTGA